CGGGGATCGGCCCCGTCCAGGCACCGTCTCGTCCGGTCGCCGGCGACGGGCTGGTCTGGGCCTGGGGCGAGCGCACGCAGCCGACCAGCAGGGTGGCCAGCAGCAGAGCAGGTTCAGCGCCAGGCGGGGTCGAGAAGAAGTGGTCATCGTCATTGCCATGGTAGGGCGGCCCGGCCATGGCCGGGACTGAAGTTGAGGACGTCTGGGGCGGGGCCGTGTCGACGAACCTCAATGCCTGGAACGCAGGGGCAGCGGCGTGCCGGGAGGCGCGATCCGCGCGGCCTGCCGTTCCACCAGGGTCTGGTTCTCGAAGAATTCCAGCACCTCGTATTCGATCAGGTTCCACCCCTGTTTGAGACGGAGCTTTTGGTCGATGCGGCTCAGCCGCGCTCCGCCCAGGCGGCAGTCGGCCAGGAGACGAGCCTCGACGTCGCGCTCGACGTAGCGCAGCTCGAAGGTGCGGCGGTTGCCATTCAGGCCGTGCATCAGCATGGCCACCGCCAGCTCCTCTTCATTCAGGGGCCGTCCCGGCGCGTACAAGCGCTCGAAGCCGGTGGGCGCCTCATCCAGATAGGGGTCAGGTTCAGTATGGGCGGTCTGGAGCGCGAGGTAGGCCGGGGCGATGCCCACCCCGGCCGGGGAGACGCGGTTCTCCTTGACCGTGCAGGCTTCGCCCATGTTGTCCATGGCGATCAGGGGCGTGAGGTAGCCCTCAGGCACCGGCGGCAATGCCAGGCGCCAGCTCAGGTCCTGTGCCACCTTGGTCTGTGCCAGGATCCCCTCGGGGAGGGTCGGGGGCTCGGGGATGGGGGTGGACTCGCTGGTGATGTCGACCACCACCGCGAGCGTGAGTCCGGCCGCGTCGGTGTCTTGGTGCTGCCCTGGCGCCTCGCTCTGGGGGTCCTGTGCCAGGCGCACGGTGCCCTTCAGGGCCGGCCAGCTGGGGGTGGCGGTGGAGGCGGCGCGGGGGTCTGCCTGGGTAGATGCTGCGCCCTCCCGGCAGCCGCTCAGCAGCAGCAGGGTGATCAGGGACACGGCAGCCAGGGGCTGGACAGAGCGGAAGGCGGATCGCATGGGGGTCACGGGGGGATCCTCAGGGATTGGGCGCCTGAACTTCCGGCGCCGTGGTCCTGCGTCGAAGGCGGGCCCAGCCACGCGGGGCCCGGGCGTCCAGAGGGCATACAGGCGAGCGTCCATGACGTGCTCCAGGGTGAACACGTCCGCCAGGGCGCAGGGCGAAAGGGCGTGGAAGTCGGCGGCCGTGGGCAGGGAGGCCTCATGGAGGCCCTGGGAAGTGGAAGAAGCGGCCGGCATGCAATCACGGGTAGTCCGGGTCAAGCTTCAGCGTACGTTCTTGTTCACGCCGCGCCAAACATCCCGGCGATGAATTCGGTTGATCTCCCCCCAGCACGTTGGGACAATCACGGCATGTCTGCGCTGCTGACCGGACGACTTCAGCAGCGTCCTGCACGCCCTCGGGATCGACTTCTCCGGTCAGGACCTGGCCGACCTCACCTGCGCGGTAGAAGGCCTGCACATCTGAGGCCCCACCGTCACGCTTCTCCAGCCCGCTGCCGGGCCAGCGCCGCCCGGCGCCGCTCGCGCAGCGTCCGGCGGGTGACCTCCGGATCGGCGTCCGGGTCTGGCGCGAAGTCCGGTCCGAGGCCCTCGACCTCGATCCAGTAGTCCTGCGCTTTCATCTTCCGCCCCGCCTCGATCAGGCACGCGCTGATCACCTGGAGTGAATCACGCGTGCCCAGGACGCCCGAGGCCAGCTCCTCCCGGCCCAGCACCACCCGGAACTCGCACAGGTCCGTCCGCTGTGGCTGCCCCAGCGCGTCGAAATCCTCTGGGACGGGCACGGGATCCGACCAGCCCGCCTGAGCGCCGTAGGACTTCATTCGTCCCCACAGGCGTCCGATGGGCGTGCCGTACGTCTCGCGGTTCCACGCCCGCCACTGGGTCTTCAGCTGATCGAACAGGTCATCGCTCACGCCTCACCTGAAGAGAACCCTGGCTGCAGGAGCTGCTCGATCCGTGCCCGGTGCTCGGCCTCCCAGACGTCCAGGGGGGTGGCCGCGTCCCGGTCCGCTTTCTTCCGCGCGGCCGCCCACACCTCGCTCAAGCGCTCACCCGGCACGGCGACGATCCCTTCTTCGTCGGCGACGATCATGTCCCCTGGGCTGACCTGAATTCCGCCGCACCTCACGGGGGCATTCAGCCGGCCAGGGCCGGACTTCCGGCCGGGAATCGGGCTCAGCCCCCGCGCGAAGACCGGGAAGCCGATTGCCCGCATCTCCGCGAGGTCGCGGATCACGCCGTCCACGATGAAGGCCGCGATGCCGCGCCGTTGCGCGACCGCGCAGACGTTCCCGCCCGCGACCGCAAAGGTGGTGTCTCCAGCCTCGACGACGATCACGGCGCCGGGCGGGGCGCGGTGGATGGCGGCGTGCAGCATCAGGTTGTCGCCTGGAGCGCACTGCACGGGGTAAGCAGGTCCGGCCACACGGGGCGGGGACGTCCAAAGGGGGCGCAGACCATAGTCCATGACGTGCTCCTGGGTAAGGACGTCCGCCAGAGCGCAGGGAGAAAGGGTGTGGAAGTCGGTGGCCGTGGGCAGGGCTTGCGTCATGGAGGCTCCGGAAAGGGGGAGTGAACGACCGGCTCACCCGTCACGGTCGGCACCCTGGCAGGCCGGGTTGAGGTTCAGCGTACGTGGCCTTCCGCGTCTCTGGTCGTCACCAAGGAAGAAACATCCCCGGCCGCTTATGATCGTCGATGGCTGCGGGGTGCCGCTGGCGATGTTGCTCCCGCCGACCAACGGCACTGTTTGAGCCGCTTCTGGACGCGGTACTGACCGTTTACAACGGGCGGCGGGGCGCGCCGGAACAGACCTATCCGTTGGCGCATAGGATGCGGTATGCGTTTCATGTACGTGGCTGCTCAGAAAGGAAGTTGGGTCAACTCCGCAGAGATCGAGCACATCAAGGTCGTGACGGCTGTCGACAATGCCTGGAAGGTCGTCTGCCGCATGAGCTCGGGTGAAACCTACGACATCTCCAAGGAATTTGGGAGCGAGTCCGAGGCACGCGTCGAAATGAACGCCATCGTCGATAAATTCCACCAGACCAAGGAGTGACTTCCCTCCGGTGGACGGCTGGCACGAACCCATCTACACCGATGACTAGCCGACAGAATGCGTGTCTCGCAAGACGGCCGCTGTTTCGCAGTGGGCCGATGTCCGCGATTCAATCGAACACCAGGTAGCCAGCAGCCATGACGATGCAAAAGAAACCAAACGTACTCAGCACAGTCACGATCCAGAGGATCCAGGTGCCAGGACTCTTGATACGAAGCGTGCTTTGAGAGGGCTTCCTGGGGTTGAAATACACCTTCACGGCCGTGCCGGCTTGATACGTCTCAATCACCTGCTGGGCCGTTCGCGCGGAAAAGTAGGCGATGGCCATCTCCCCAGGATATGTTTGCTGCCCAGCCACATAACTCCAGACGATATGCGCGTTGTAGGCAGGCAGACTCCCCACCGAGTCGCTGGAAGAAGTCTTTGTTCTCAAGACCACGCCATCTGCCACGCGCCAGTTTTTTGATCCAAACAATGCTCTGAATAAGAGGTAAAGGAGCGCCCCGAACCCAATGAAGATCAGGATCATCAGGAACATCAGAACTGGTGGGTCATTGGCCATCGTGAAGAGCCTAACGGAAGGTGGCTCCGGTCCAGCAGCAGAGTTGATCTCGACCCCGGATGAAGTGCACGACGAGGCGCGGGTTGTGGCGTGAACCTCTGCACTTCAGGGCGACGTGGGGACGGTTGGACATGGCTGATCCAGCGTACCGGCAGGGCGCCAGGTGGCAGTGCGCACGTGCTCATCTGAGCGTGACGTTCCCGGCGTACTCGGCGTCCAGGAGGCCACCCGCGTTCTGAATGCTGTGTCGCCATTCCCCCTGGGAGACTTGATGGCCCCCGAGCGCGAACGGCAAGCGACCTCCGCTTCCCTTCCGCTCCGCACTATCGGGGCAAGCCCACCTCGCCAGGAGCGCTGCTGGTCTCCCGCAGGGGTGGCAGATTTTTACGATCGGACCAGGCCAGCCAGGCCAGGAGGGCGGTGACGACGGCCAGGCCCAGACCGAACTCCCCGGTCACGTACGGCGTCACCGCGTTCGGGACGGTCAGGGGATTCAGGAGGGTTTGGATGAAGGCGTTGTGGCTGGCGTGTAGGACCACGGCCGGCCAGACACTTCCTGACCGGAGGCGGAGCCAGGCGAGGACGACACTCAGACTGACCGCCATCACACTGAAACACGCCAGTCCGTAGAGCAGAGGCGCGCCTGCGTTGTTGTATTCGAACAGCACGATGGCCGGGGTGTGCCACAGCGTCCAGAGGGCGCCGCTGACCAGGGCCGTGCTGGTGAAGGACAGCCGCCTGGCCAGCTCAGGCACCAGCAGGCCGCGCCAGCCGAGTTCCTCCCCGAAGGCGGTGATGCCGGCGAACAGCACCCCCAGCGTGGCGGTCTTGAAGGCGTAGCTGCCCAGAAACCCTGCTGAGCCGGCGCCCGGGTCGGCCACCTGGGCGGCCAGGGCGGCGACAGACACGTCGCCCAGGCCCGTCAGCCAGACGGTGAGGTAGACCACGAGTCCATAGAGCAGGGGAAGGACGTAGCCGAGCACCGTCCACCGTGGGGCCCGCAGCGTCCAGCCCAGCCCCCGGAGGGTGCGCTCAAAGAGCAGCTGGGTGAACAGTGCCGACAGCGCAGGGCTCGCGATGAGGCCGAGACCGTACAGCTCGTCGGCGTCTTGTTGAAGCATGAAGTAGCAGAGCCCACTGAGGGTGAAGGTCAACGAGAGGAAGACGAGCGGTTTGTGAACCGAGGGAAGACGTGTGAGCCCCATGGCGCAGAGCGTAGGCATGGCCGGAGGAAACCTCGTCCGCCTTTCAGATGAGCTGGCGTCAGCGTCTGAGGCGTGCTCCCGTTCCAGGCACCACTTCCTGCTGTTCGCGCGGATCTGCGCGGCGTACGGGCAACCCGAACAGGCCCTCCGGTTTCTTGAATGGGGGCGTCCCCATGTGCGCTCAGGGGTGTCCGGACTCCTCGAGGAGGTGGAGCGCCTGGCGCAGCAACTCCAGACTGAGCCACAGCAGGTAGTTCAGAGCTGCACTATTGGCACCGCGTCACGGCCTTGACAGGGGAAAACCCAGTCCCGGCGCCTGCATCCGCTCATCGCGTGTCTATGACCCTGTGGACGAGCCCCTCGTGGCTGCAGAATTCGGGCCCATGCGCACGCGAATGTGAACGGGGCGAAGGCCAGCGTGACCGTGACCGCCACTCAGGACCCGCATCACGTGCCGCCCTGAACTGTGGTGCATGTCCTGGGCACCTGGTGTATAGGGCGCTATTTTGTTCACCATCAAGCCGCCGAGTGCGGCTTTTTCCTTTTGGGTTCCCGGTCGCAGGTGATCGGTCCCTGTGGGAGGTTGAGTGCTCGGTCAGTACCCATCCGGAATGGATGTGGGAGGCAGACGGTCCAGGCTGGGTGGCACCGCTGGCACAACCTGACCGGCTGGAGGCAGAACCCCCGAGGTCAGCCCGCGCTCAGCCTTGACCTGGTACCAGCCGTTCTGCCACACGCTCACCGTGATGGTGCCCTGCCGGTCCGTGCGCCACACGGCTGCGCCCGCCTGCTGGTACGCCCCCAGCACGGCTGCCGGCAGCCCCCCATCCGGCGACACCCGGGCGATCACCTGGCGGGGCCGGACGGAGCGCAGCCAGTCCGCCGTGTCCCCCGTTCCCCCTGCCCGGATCACGGTCCCGTACACGTCCACCGGACCGAGGGGTTGTCCAGGGAATGTGCGGAGCCAGCCGGCCGTCTGGGCAACGAGCGTATGGCCGGTCAACAGCGCACTGAACCCCCCGTAGTCGATCCGCAGGGCAGGGGGAACGTTCACCGAGACCCCGCCGTCAGGCGACGGGAGGATCATGAGGCGAACCTCACCGACGTTGAAATCGGTGACCTCGCCTTGAGCTGACAGGGGCCGACGGGCCTCCGCGCCTTTCAGCCAGCCTGAACCTGGTGGGGGTGGGAAAGCCGCGCCGTGAGCCCTGAACCAGGTCGTCGTCAGGGAGCCAGAGTTGCCGGGAACCACCGCATCGATCCGGTCGAGGGTGTAGAGGCGCTTCAGCTCGTCGACACGGCGTCTCTGCGGGGAGGCGAGGTACAGGAGGACCTCGCCTGTGGGGGCGGTCACGACCACCGCGTCCCCCGAGTCGGCCGTCAGGAACCGGAGGGTCAAGGGGGCCGGTCTGGGCAGCGGAACCGACTGCCTGGAAAGAGCCGGGCCGGAGTTCAGGGCGCAGAGTGCGAGCAGGGCGGCTCCTCGAACGTTGGGGCGCTCCCAGGGGCGGGTGGGCATGCCTGAGCCTACTTCGGCCTGAATAGGAAATCCGACGCCTTTCTGCTTCAGCGCACACGAGGGCAGTGAGCGGGCGCCACAGTGCCACGCGTCAAGAGGTAGCCGGTGCGTGGAAGAGCCTGGATCGCAGGGGGACCTCCACTGTGCATTCATGGCGAGGTGGCAGAGATTACAGGCCTCCCGTTCGCGCTTGGTGGCCAGGGGTCGGTGGTGGCCGGGTGAACCTCACGCTCACCACAGGCGCAGGGCGCTGTCGTCCCTGCCCGCACCCGTCCGCAGGCCTGGCAGGCCACCAATCCGGAAGGCTCCGTTATCTGGGGCGGCTCCACGTCCCACGGCGGTGCGATCGGCAACCCCGGGCGCACCAGAGCGGGCGGCAGCAGGAACACCGACAGTTCCCCGGACTGCTCCAGGTACACCCGCCGGACCTGCCCGAGTTGTGCCACGCCTTCGGGGCGCAGGCGCTCGAACAGGTCCTACCGACTCAGCCGGGCACGCCGCAGACTGCCGTCCACGATCACCCCGTCGCGCACCAGTTCCACCGGGACGCCGTCCACGAAGGTTTCCAGCCGCCGGGAGCGGATCATCCACCACGACACGCCGCGCTGCAGGGCGACCACGGCGGTGAGGACGAGCACCGCCAGCAGGACCGGGACTTCCGTGTACAGCATGGGATCGCCCGCCGCGGAGCCCAGGGCGATCACGATGGCAAGTTCCAGGGGGCTGAGCTGGGACAGGCCGCGCTTGCCGGTCATGCGCAGCAGGAACACCAGCCACAGAAACACCACCCCGGTCCGCAGCAGTATCTCCAGCAGGAGGGGAACTGAGAAGTCCTCACCGAACAGCAGCCGCGACCAGTCCAGCGGCTGGAAGCCCGGATCGCCCGGGACGCTTATCCGGAGGCACCTGGACCCGTGGTCAGGCCACTGGAGAGTGCTCGGGCCATGTCAGGACGATACCAGCAGGGGTTGGGCCGGTCCTGGCGCATCAGCATGCGCCTCATAGACCATCCGCGAGTGCAGGTTGGGCTCGGTACACCTCGCGCATGGCGCTGTGAATGATGCCCATGGCCAGGCCCATCGTGAGCATGGACGAGAAGCCGTAACTGACCATGGGCAGCGGCACGCCCGTCACGGGGAACAGCCCGGCGGCCACGGCCAGGTTCACCAGGGCCTGCCCGACAATCATGAACATCGCGCCGCTGGCCAGGATGGACGCCCCGTGAATTTCCGGCCGCATCGGGCGCACGCGGGTGGCCAGCTGGGCGACCTGCAAAGCTGTGGAGACGATCAGCCAGTACGCGAACAGCAGCATGGTCACGCCCAGCAGGCCCGTGGCGAAGCCCACGGATGCCACGATCAGGTCCGTGTGCGCCGCGAAGTACGTCCAGCGGGGCGCGTCGGGCCCCTGACCCCACAGGCCGCCGAGTTGCAGGTCGCGGTGGGCCATGCCGATCTGGTCGAGGCCCACGGCGACCTGCTCGTCCCGGCCGAGATGTCCGAACACGCGCGCGAGGATGTACGGATGGGCACTGAGGTACCGGTCGGCGAGCGGCAGGGCCAGGAGGGTCAGGGCGAGGAGGAACCCGCCGATGTTCGAGAACCGGACGCCCGCGGCGAACATCACCACGACGCCCAGCCCGAAGGTGAGCACGCTGGTGCCCAGGTCGGGTTCCAGAAGGACCAGGCCGGTGGTGAGGAGGATCATGGCGGTGACGCTGATCAGTTTGTTCTGCACGCCCCGCCGGGAGAAGAACGACGCGAGTTGCAGGACCAGGCCGAGCTTGGCGAGTTCGCTGGGCTGGAAGCGGACCGGGCCGAATTCCAGCCAGCGTTTGACCCCGCCGCTTTCCGCGGCGCCCTTGCCCGCGAACAGGGTCAGGACGAGGAGCAGCAGGGTGACGCCCCAGGCGTACGGGGCGAGTTTCAGGTAGGTGCGGGGGCGGACCTGGGCGGCGAGGAACGTGACGCACAGGGCGAGGAGGGCCTTGCCGCCGTGGTCGAGGATCTTCTCGGGGGCGGCGGTGGCGACGCCGATGAGGCCCAGGATCAGGAGGAGCAGCTGGGCGATCAGGAGCTGCACGCTCATGCCGGGCCTCCCTTCAGTGGGAGTGACCTGGAGACCAGAGGCAGGGAATGGCGGCAGGACCGGCGGACCGGTCCTGCGGGGCGGTGCGGGGGTTGTGGCTGGGCCAGGTGGTCGGGCGGCGGGCAAGGGTGGGCACGTCGGGCCTGTTCACGAGAGGGTGGAGGCACGCCCCGGCTGTGCAGGGGCAGCCGGAGCTTTGTCAGGCTGCACGGGCGCTGGTCCTGTGGTGAATGGCGCGTCCGGGTGTTCGGTGCGCCTCCGCACAACTCAGTGTCAAAACTGTGATGCGGTCGCCGGCTGATCGCGAATGGTCGTTGGTGTGTGTGACGTGATTTCTTCACGCCCGGTACCATAGCCGGACGTCAGGCAACGAGTCACGGAGTGTGCGGGCTCAGGACCCCAGGGACCGTGCCTTCCGGCCACTTTCTGCTCGGAGATCCGGGCCGCGTGCCTGACAGGTGAGAGGATCCATTTGAGCGCGGAGCCCATCGATCTCCCGACTGATCCGATTCAAAAGCTTCCCCAGGTGCTCGGTGACATGCGTGAGTTGCGTGGCAATGAGGCGCTCCAGGTCCGGGTGGGGCGTATCTCGGGCGGGCGGTCATGCAGGGCGTGCCGTTCGAGCACGAAGGCGCAGAAGGCGGGCAGGGAAATGCCAGCGTCCTGTGCGAGGTCCGCCATTACGGACGCATGGAGTGGCGCAAGGGGCACGGTCACCGAGAGGGGAGCGGTGGCGTCAACTGGGGTTGAGGTCATGGTCTTCCCGGGAGCCCCCAGTGGTCTGAGGCTCTGTCAAGGCTGAGTGGCGGGATGCGGCGTCTGCCTCGCGTGCTCTGAGTTGGTGGGCCCCGTCCACTCGGCACCACGTCGCAAGGCTTGCCCGTCACCGGCCGGTGACGGTGCTCACCTGCGCCCGGTACTCCCCCTTGCCCACCGTCTGCACCGTGAAAATGCCCAGATTTCGCCTTGTGCCCTGCGCAAACGACCAGATGCTGGTCCTCAAGCCGTCGACCTCCGCTTCGTTCAGAAGGCGCCATCCCGCTTGCTTGAGCTGCCCCGCGTAGTGGCTGGTCAGGGCCGCCGGGCTTAAGTTCGTGACGATCCGCGCGGCCTGATTGAGATCGTCCCCTACCGATCCCTGCGATTCGACATGCACTTCCGCGCCGAGCGGGGGCCGCAGGACGGGCAGTCCTGTCCCCGTTCCGGGGGTGACCGCACCTGCAGCCCGGAGTTGCTGGTCAAGGGACTCTGCGCCGCTCAGGGTCAGGGTCGCCTGGGAGCCCTCGCCTGCCTGCTGGACGCGGAAGATCAGGATCTGGTCTGGGGAACGCCGGTACCACGTTCCGCCCGTCACCTGGTTCGCCGGCTGGAACCCGCCCATGGTGAGGTCCGGTCCGAACGGCACTGTCAGGCGGCGCCATCCACCTTGCTCGAGGGTGCGCACCAGGGTCTGCTGTGTGGAGAGCGGGTTCACTGGACTGTTCC
This is a stretch of genomic DNA from Deinococcus ficus. It encodes these proteins:
- a CDS encoding DUF421 domain-containing protein, producing MFLWLVFLLRMTGKRGLSQLSPLELAIVIALGSAAGDPMLYTEVPVLLAVLVLTAVVALQRGVSWWMIRSRRLETFVDGVPVELVRDGVIVDGSLRRARLSR
- a CDS encoding DUF3592 domain-containing protein, which produces MANDPPVLMFLMILIFIGFGALLYLLFRALFGSKNWRVADGVVLRTKTSSSDSVGSLPAYNAHIVWSYVAGQQTYPGEMAIAYFSARTAQQVIETYQAGTAVKVYFNPRKPSQSTLRIKSPGTWILWIVTVLSTFGFFCIVMAAGYLVFD
- a CDS encoding CPBP family intramembrane glutamic endopeptidase, yielding MLQQDADELYGLGLIASPALSALFTQLLFERTLRGLGWTLRAPRWTVLGYVLPLLYGLVVYLTVWLTGLGDVSVAALAAQVADPGAGSAGFLGSYAFKTATLGVLFAGITAFGEELGWRGLLVPELARRLSFTSTALVSGALWTLWHTPAIVLFEYNNAGAPLLYGLACFSVMAVSLSVVLAWLRLRSGSVWPAVVLHASHNAFIQTLLNPLTVPNAVTPYVTGEFGLGLAVVTALLAWLAWSDRKNLPPLRETSSAPGEVGLPR
- a CDS encoding RraA family protein, yielding MTQALPTATDFHTLSPCALADVLTQEHVMDYGLRPLWTSPPRVAGPAYPVQCAPGDNLMLHAAIHRAPPGAVIVVEAGDTTFAVAGGNVCAVAQRRGIAAFIVDGVIRDLAEMRAIGFPVFARGLSPIPGRKSGPGRLNAPVRCGGIQVSPGDMIVADEEGIVAVPGERLSEVWAAARKKADRDAATPLDVWEAEHRARIEQLLQPGFSSGEA
- a CDS encoding FtsW/RodA/SpoVE family cell cycle protein yields the protein MSVQLLIAQLLLLILGLIGVATAAPEKILDHGGKALLALCVTFLAAQVRPRTYLKLAPYAWGVTLLLLVLTLFAGKGAAESGGVKRWLEFGPVRFQPSELAKLGLVLQLASFFSRRGVQNKLISVTAMILLTTGLVLLEPDLGTSVLTFGLGVVVMFAAGVRFSNIGGFLLALTLLALPLADRYLSAHPYILARVFGHLGRDEQVAVGLDQIGMAHRDLQLGGLWGQGPDAPRWTYFAAHTDLIVASVGFATGLLGVTMLLFAYWLIVSTALQVAQLATRVRPMRPEIHGASILASGAMFMIVGQALVNLAVAAGLFPVTGVPLPMVSYGFSSMLTMGLAMGIIHSAMREVYRAQPALADGL